The Sporomusaceae bacterium genomic sequence GCTTGCGGTTCTTCAAATGATCGGCCACGTACTGGGCATCGTCGAAAACGAACGGTTCCACCACCATAACCTTCATCTGCTTGGGTTGGGCTGTCGGCAAATTCACGATATTCCCACCCTTCTTACCCTTGCTCTCCGGCTCCTCCTGGCGGGGGCGCTGCTGCTCCTCCTCCACCGTCTCCACCGGCTCGAAAAGACCCAGGCTGCCCCAAACCTTCTCCATAAATTTCACGACGCTTCCCCCTTTTAGTAATGGCGCGGTCCGAAGATGGCCGTGCCCACGCGCACCAGGTTGGCCCCCTCTTCCACCGCCACACCGTAATCGTTAGTCATCCCCATCGACAGCCACTCAATCGCCGTATTCGGCAGAGCGGCCGCCTTCAGGGCGGCAAATATCCCGTAAAGCTCCCGGAACACCGGGCGGGCCTGCTCGGCGTCCTCGTAAAAAGGCGCCATCGTCATCAGACCGCACAGCCTCACATGCGCAAGACCGCTCGCCAGTCTGGCCAGCTCCATCACGCCGCCAGGCGCCACGCCCGACTTCGTATCCTCACCGGCCACATTCACCTGGATAAGCACATCCTGGTGCTTGTCCATCCTGGCCGCCACCCGCTCCACCTCCAGCGCCAGCTTCTCGCTGTCCAGCGAATGGATCAGCGTGAAAAGCGGCACCGCCTGGCGGACCTTATTCGTCTGCAGATGGCCGATCAGATGCCACTCGGCCGGCGGCAGCAGCGCGGCCTTCGCCGTCGCCTCCTGCACCCGGTTCTCGCCCAGCGCCTCGGCCCCGGCCGTCAGCGCCTCGCGTACCTCGGCCGCCTCGTGGTTCTTCGTCACCGCCACCACCTTCACCCGCGGCCCCGTCACCGGCACATCGCGCCGGCGGGCCACGGCAAGGTCGACGTTATGCCTGACGAGAGCCAGGTTATCGGCGATAGACATGGACAAACCCCCTAATATTCCTTTCTATTCGCCCATAAACATAATTTTCCTCTTAGTATCTGCCATTAACATAAAAAATATCATGCCAAAAGCTGCGATAAGCCCCCATCTGCGACGCTCTGCCCGGATGTCGCGCTCGGCGTACGCAACCAAGTACACCTGCGCGCGCATCCTCCGGTGCGCCTTGCATCTGAGGCCTTCTGACAGCCTTTGGTCTTATACATTTTTAATTAGTTATGTTGTGTTGGTTTTTGTCTCATTCCTTGGTGCGGCGTCGCTGCGACCGGCTTCGCCTACGGCGCGTACCGCCCTCCGCAATGTCGCCTTCCGTTTGCTCGCCCACGCAGTGCCAAAACATTGATTCACCCCAAAAACTCTTTAAAACCCTTAAAGCTAAAAACCAATCCCATGAAAATTAGGCTCAAGAATAAGCGAATTAACTAGCGCACTTTCTATACCAGGCTTTAATTCCTTTTGTACAACAAACTCCTTTAGGTCTTTATTAAGGCTTTTCTTACGTCAGCGAACACAGCAAGAAAATACAATAATATCCCATCCCCGCCTGCGAAAATTGAACCAAACACTCACGAGAGGAGTAACCAAAATGAAAGAACTCGAACAAATCCTCGCCACCCGCAAAGCCAACCGCGACCGCCTCGAATCGGAAGCCCCCGACCTTTACAACGGCTTCAACGAACTCATGAAATACTACTACAAACCCGGCGCCCTCACCCGCCGCGACAAAGAACTCATGGCCGTCACCGCCTCCGTCGCCACCCGCTGCATCCCTTGCCTCGGCAACCACCTCAACAACGCCATCGCCGCCGGCGCCACCCGCGAACAGGCCCTCGAAGCCGCCTCCATCGGCATCGAATTCGGCGGCGGTCCCTCCTTCGTCGTCGTCCGCGACCACCTGCTCGGCATGCTCGACGAAATCTACGCCAACCGCCCCTGAGCCCTCGCTCCCGCCAGCCCCCGCGCCGACAGGCGTGGGGGTTTTCCGTCCGCCCCTGCGCGCGCGGATTATAATCGCCGGCCGCGGGGAAACTAGCCGCGGAGGTGAAAACCATGACATATAAGCGCAAATCCCCCTGGTCGGCCATCGACAAAGACCAGCTCGGCTACGAATCCAGCTTCAACCCCAGCGGCCAATTCCACGACGGCCCCCGCACCGCCGACAACGACAAAACCCTCGCCACCGACACCACAGCCGGCGACGACACCGACCGGCTCTCCTGACATTCCGCTCCAGCCGCAATATTCCCCGTCCTTCCGGCCATACTAAACAGGAAACGGCGGACAGGAAGGGGCTATGCCCATGGCAGTCACCGAACAGATCATCGTAATATCGTCGGCGGCGATCACCCTGCTGCTGCTCATCTTCGCCGTCGACTGGCGCTACTTCCGCGACTGGGTCGTCGTCTTCCTCTTCAAATGCACCCTCGACTTCATCTGGGGCAGTCCGGTAGTATCCCTGAAAATGATCGAATACCCCGAACGCCTTTTCCCCCGCTATTACGAGACCAGCGTCCTCTTCGAGCTATGGGTCTTCCCCGTCCTCTGCGTCCTCTACAATCAAATCACCCGCACGCGCGGCCTCACGGCGATCGTCGGCTACGCCCTCCTCTTCAGCGCCGGCATCGTCGCCGTCGAATACCCCCTAGAGCGCCACACCAACCTCATCAGATACCGCGACTGGACCTGGTTCACCAGCTTCTACACCCTCGCCATCACCTTCCTCATGTCCCGCGCCTTCATCGCCTTCTTCCGCCGGGGCTGCGACCGCTTCGGCGCCGGGCGCTACGGCCGCTGACGCCTCGCGTCCGCCTGTCTTACCCTTCGCGCTGCCTTTTCCCGTCCCGGCGGATAAGCAGGATTTTTCCGTCGGACGGGGAATATTTTTATCACGCAATTCTGTCTTTTTACTATAAACGCCTCTGAACAGCTACCCGCTACTCACCGCTTACTAGAGGAGAGTGATAACATGCCGCGTTCACTCCGCACCAGCCTCTTCTGCCTTGTTTTGGCGGTATCCCTGGTTGTCCTCCTGCCGGCCGCGGCATCCGCCGAAGGCGTCTGGGTCACGACGGAAAAAGGCTACAAAGTCTGGGACGAATTAGCGTTTTCCGACCACATCGTCACCTGGTCCGGCGAAGCGGACCCCGAAGGCTACGTCACCGGGAAAGGCGTTCTCCAGTGGTTCACCCTCAGCAAAAACCCGCTCTACAAATATGACGGCGAAATGCGCAAAGGCAAGCGGGACGGCGTCGGCGCCATGACCTTCGAAGCAAGCAGCGTCAGCTTCTCCGGCCTCTGGCGCAACGACAAAATGAACGGCCACGGCGTATGGATCACCGAGACCGGCGACCGCTACGAAGGCAACTGGGTGGACGGCTTCCAGCACGGCAAAGGAACGATTGCCTGGGCCGGCGGCGACCGTTACGACGGCGACTGGGTTAAAGGCGAACGCACCGGCAAAGGCGTTTCCACCTGGGCCAACGGCGACCGCTACGAAGGCGAACTGGCAAGCGGCGTCCGCACCGGCAAAGGCGCCTATACCTGGGCCAACGGCGACCGCTACGAAGGCGAATTCAAAAACAACGAACTCAGCGGCAAGGGTATTTACACCTGGTCGAGCGGCGCCCGCTACGAAGGCGACTTCGTCAGCGACAAACGCCACGGCAAAGGGATCCTCAAATGGCCCACCGGCGAACGCTACGAAGGCGAATGGGCCAACGGCGCCATGCATGGCTACGGCATCCTCCGCTACCCCAACGGCGCCGTCCAAAAAGGCCAGTGGGCCAACGGCAAATATCTCGGCGAAAAAACAAAATGACGCGAAAGAACCCTGCGCGCTATCGCGCAGGGTTTGCTATACCCCCTGACTTCAGAAGCCGAACTGGCGGCTGATGCCGGCGGCAAATTCGTCAGCCATCAGCAGCGCCTGTTTCTCGATCCGGTCAAAAATCTCGATATCCCTGGCGTATTCGCCTCCGAGGCGGGCCACCGCCTCCGCCTTGGTCAGCGCCAGATGCTCGAACCACATCTTCCGCATCGCCGCCATTCGCCAGCACGGATTAACATGACTCAAAAAACGTACGATATCCTCGCCGTTAGCGTACCAGCGCCGTTCCGCCGTCGCCGCGGCCGCGTTGTCGCCGGCCTTCGCCGCGGTCACCAGCTCGGCGGCGATCGTCAGGTGGTCGCGGATAAGCCGCGCGAACTCCGCCGCCGCATCCCGGCCGTAAAACCGCCCGAACGGCCTTGCCATATCGGTTGCGTTGCGCAGCAGCCGCGCAGTCGTCGCCTCAAGGTCGGGCGACCCGGCCGCGATACTGATAATGACCATCCTCGTCCAATACACGTGCTGCTCCCACAACAGGCGAAAATGCTCCCGCAGCCTTACCGCCGCGCCGCTAAAGCACGCTTCACCCTCGAAGCATCCGGGAACGTCAGGCCTCGCCCCGTTCATAAACATCCCTCCCTAGCTGCCATCTGCTACATAATATGCCGACACCGGCAAATCCGCAACACAGGCAGTCATGCCCGTCCTGACTATTGACTAATCCTCTGTAACAGCGTTATACTTACAGCATAATATAACAACGTTACAGGGCCACCTCTGCGGCCCGTAGGAGGCAAGCGAAATGGAAATCCTCGTCCTGAACGGCAGCCCCAAAGGCGACCTTAGCATCACAATGCAGTACGTCGCCTTCCTCGCCAAAAAGCAGCCCGGCCACACCTTCACAATCGTCAACATCGCCCAGCGCTGCCGGCAGCTCGAAAACGACCCGGCAGCCTTCGAGGCCCTCCTCGCCCAGGTCCGCGCAGCCGACGCCGTCCTGTGGGCCTTCCCCGTATACTACCTCCTCGTCCACGGCAATTATAAACGCTTCATCGAGCTGGTCGGCGAACGCGGCGCAGCCGAAGCCTTCCGCGGCAAATACGCCGCCTCCCTCTCCACCTCCATCCGCTTCTTCGACCACACCGCCCACAACTACATCAACGCAATCGCCGACGACTGGGGCATGCGCTACTTCGGCCGCTACTCCGCCAAAATGAACGACCTCTTCATCCCTGCCGAGCAGGGCCGCCTCCTCGCCTACATGGAAAACTTCCTCGCCGCCGTTGCCCGCGGCCTGCCCACCGCCCGCGCCCACCAGCCCGTCGTCCCCGCGGACCGCCGCTACACTCCCGGCCCTGCCGCCGCCCCCGTAGACACCGGCGACCGCAAAGTGCTCATCGTCACCGACGAAGCGCCCGGCGACGCCAACCTCGCCGCCATGACCGCCAGACTCGCCGCCGCCTTCCACGGCCCGGTCGAAACCGTCAACCTCCGCGACCTCGACATCAAAGGCGGCTGCCTCGGCTGCTGCCGCTGCTCCTACGACAACACCTGCGTCTACGAAGGTAAAGACGGTTTCACCGCCTTCTACCGGGAAAAAGTCATAGCCGCCGACATCGTCGTCTACGCCGGCGCCATCCGCGACCGCTACCTCTCCGCCCGCTGGAAAACCTACTTCGACCGCACCTTCTTCAACAATCACGTCCCCACCCTCGGCGGCAAACAGTTCGCCTTCCTCGTCAGCGGCCCCCTCGCCCAGCTCGCCAACCTCCGCCAGATCCTCGAAGCCTACGGCGAATTCCAGCACAGCGCCTTCCTCGGCATCGTCACCGCCGAAGGCGAATCAGCCGAAACCGACGCCCTCCTGGACAACCTGGCGGCCGCCGCCGTCCTGCAGGCCGAACGCGGCTACCTCCCGCCTCCCTCCTTCCTCGGCATCGCCGGCGCCAAACTCTTCCGCGACGAAATCTGGGCCAGGATGCGCTTCCCCTTCGTCGCCGACCACCGCTACTTCCAGACCCACGGCCTCTACGATTTCCCCCAGCGCGATTGGGCCGCCCGCCTCAGAAGCACCCTCATGTACTGGCTGGTCCACATCCCCGCCGTCCGCAAACAAATCTACGGCCCGCAATTTACCACCCACATGCTCGCCCCCCTGAAAAAGCTGGTGGGCAGCCTATGACCACCGCCAGCCCCGACACCACCCGCGACGCCATCCTCACCGCCGCCCGCGCCCTCTTCCTCACCCGCGGCTACCATAAAACCGCCATGCGTACCATCGCCCAGGAGGCCGGCATATCCACCGGCCCCCTCTACTTCCACTTCACCAGCAAAGCGGAAATCTTCTTCCACATCTGCCGCCAGGGCTACGACCGGCTCCTGGCCGCTTTCGCCCGCGCGGCCGGCAGCGGCGACGCGGCCGGTCTCAGGCTGCGGGCCATGTTCCTTGCCTACTGGGAATTTTTCCACACCGAACCCGAACTGTTCGCCATCCTCCACCTCGCCGAAAACCCCATGGCCGGCATCGACCTGCCCGCCGAACCGCGGGAAAAACTCGACAGCCTCCACCGTCAGGTCAATGCCCTCATGGAAGACGTAATCCGCGAAGGCATCGCCGCCGGACAGCTCCGGGCCTTCGATCCTCCCTCCCTCGCCCTCTTCCTGCACTCAGTCGCCGAAGGCGTCTTCCGCGCCCACAAAAGCGGCGCCCTAAAGGACGCAGGCACCACCCTCGACGCCATGATCGCCACCGCCGTCGGCGTCATCGGTCACGGCATGGTCCTCATCCCCGCCGCGCCGGCCTACCCCTGCCGGGAGAGTGACAGCTTATGAAACAGCCCCCCATCTGGGGCGTCGGCCCCAAACTCATCGCCGCCCTCCTCCCCAAACTCCGCTGAAGCAAAGCCCGCCATGACAATGGCGGGCTTTCCCGTCCACAGTGCTTGCCGTCGCCGGCCGCCAAGGTGTATACTATAATAACTATGATAAAAACCCACTCAATCGCCGACGTCACCGCCGGACGGGGCGGCAAAGCCTTCCTGCTCACCGGCCGCGACAAAACAGCCCTCATCGACACCGGCATGGCCTACTGCGCCCCCGCCCTCATCGCCAACATCAGCCGGCAGCTGGCAGACCGGCCGCTCGACTACATCCTCATCAGCCACTCCCACTACGACCACATCGGCGCCATCCCCCACCTCCGCGGCGCATGGCCCGCCGTCAAAGTGCTCGGCGCCGAGCACGCCGCTTACGTATTCACCCGCAGCCGCGCCCTCCAGACAATCCGCGCCCTCGGTTCCCAGGCCGCGGCCATCTTCCGCGCCGGCGAGCTTCCCCCCTATGACGACGCCCTGCTCAAAATCGACGCCGTCGTCGGCGACGGCGACAAACTCGACCTCGGCGGCCTCGGCGTGACCATCCACGCCACCCCCGGCCACACCCGCTGCTCGCTCTCCTTCCTGGCAGGCGGCGGCACCCTCTTCGCCAGCGAATCCACCGGCTACATGAGCGGCGGCAAAGTCTACCCCTCCTTCATCACCAGCAGCGCCGCCGCCCTCGCCTCTGTCGAAAAGTGCCGTAAACTCGATCCCGCCGTCATCGTCCCGCCCCATCACGGCCCCCTCTGCGGCCGGGAGCGCATCGCCTTCTGGGACGACTGCGAAGCCGCCATCCGCGCCGCCGTCGCTTTCATCCTCGCCCACGCGCGCCAGGGCCGCAGCGCAGAAGAAATCCTCGTCGCCTACGAGCGGGACATGCGGGACGAAGGCAGCCGGCGCGAACAGCCCCTCGCCGCCTTCCGTCTCAACACCGAAAACATGATCAAAACCGTCCTGCGGGAAAACGGACTGTCCTGCCCCAATGCCCAATAAGCCAAAACCGCCGTCAAACGGCGGTTTTTTTTGCGAAAAATCTGTTACGGCTCTTGACCCGACTACAGCTTCACAGTTTAGACTTGCAGCAGTGATTAAAACACCAGGAGGAAGGATAATGACAGCCTTTCGCGGAAAAAGGATAACACTGCGCCACACCATGCACATCGCCGCCGCTCCCGCCGCCGTATTCCCGCTGCTCTGCCCCGAGCGGGAGAAAGACTGGATCGACGACTGGTCCTACGAAATGATCTATTCGCAGTCCGGCCTGGCCGAACTCGACTGCACCTTCAAAACCGCCTTCCCGGACGAAGGCGAAGCCTACTGGGTCATGATCAGACATAACCCCCCCGCCGAAGGCGACTACATAAGATTCGTGCCCGGCCTCATGATCGTGAAACTAGCCTTCGTTCTGCGCCCCGAAGGCGACAGCGGCTGCGTCATAGAAGTCGCGCACACCTTCACCGGCCTCAGCGACCGGGGCAACGCAGCAATTACCGAAAGAATCCCGGCCGAACACGCCCAGGACATAGCGCGTCTCGAACAACTCCTCGACCACTATGCCCGCACCGGACGCATGCTAAAAACCCGCCAAAGTTAGGAGGAAGCGGCTTGTACTCCATCGGGCAGCTGGCGAAAAAATACAAACTGGCGCGCAGCACGCTGCTTTACTACGGCTCCATCGGCCTGCTGCCCGGCTCCGGCCGCACCGCTGCCAACTACCGCACCTACACGGAAGCCGACTGCCAAAAACTCGGCCAGATCTGCACCTACCGCGCCGCCGGGCTCACCCTCGCCCAGATCAAAGCCCTCCTCGACGGCCCCCAGTCAGGCGCCGCCGCGCTCCTGCAAAGCCAGGTGCACACCCTCAACCGGGAAATCGAACTCCTGCGCGCCCGGCAGAAACTCATCGTGCGGCTGCTGCTCGACTTCCAGGCGCGGGAAAGCCGCGGGCCGGTCGACAAAGCCGCCTGGCAGGAACTCTTCAAAGCGGCCGGCTTCAGCGACATCGACCAGTGGCAATGGCACCGCGACTTCGAACTCGCCAGCCCCGGCAAGCATGAAGCCTTCCTGGCCTCCGTCGGCTACCCCGCCGCCGAAATCGCCGCAATCCGCGCCTGGGCCCGCGCCGACTATCAGGAGTAGCGGCTCTCACCCCAGATACTTGCTCCCCTCGCGCACGCTCAACGGATGCAGCCTGTGGCCGGCGATGAACGCCCGCACCCACTCCCTGTCCGTCTTCGAATACTCCCTGAGCGCCCAGCCGATCGCCTTGTTGAGAAAAAACTCCTTCGTCCCGCACGTATTGCGGATCACCAGACCGAGCACCTCCGTGTCGGTCTTTTCCTTATATTTAAGCTGAAACAGAATCGCTGTCCGCGCCAGCCAGATGTTCTCCCCCGCCGACCATTCCACCATATGGCTGCCGGCCAGCTCCGGGTGCCGAGCGCACAAATGCCCAATAACAACCGCCGCCAGGGCGTCTACCGTATCCCACCACGCTTTGGCCGTTATCAGCCCCGCCAGTCTGTCGATATCTCCCGCCGCCAGTTTGTCCTTCACCGCTGACAGATAATCGACCGCCAAATACTGAAACTCCCTCTCCGGCAGCGCCCACAGACGGTCGACCAGCCCCCGGTCCACCGCCACCGCCTTCCTCGCCCCGCGCAAAAAACCGCGCGCCAGCGCCGTCCGCTCCGGCTTGGCAATCCCCAGGAAAGGGAACTTATCCTTCATATACGCCGCCATAAACCCGGCCTTCGCCTCATTCCGGTGCGCGTAAAACGCCGCGATCAACTCCTCGTCCACAAAACCACCGCCTAAAAATATATTATTCCCCGCTTTCGCCGGCGGCGCGGCAAATCCTGCCGCTCTCGCTTGGCGCCTCTCGCCGCATCCGCAGAGCAGACAGTTGCACCGCCCCCAAAAAAGGAACTGCGCTATATCTTGCCAAATACTAACAACGCAACAAGCAAAGTCCCTACAAAGGAGCGACTCAACATGACTGGGAAAAAATCGATAATCGCTTGCTTCCTGATAACGGCTTTAGCGCTGGCCGCTTTCGCCGGCTGGTCGCCGCGACAAGCGTCCGGCGAGCCCGCGTCCGACGACAAGGCTGCGCAAATAAAGCTCTTCGAACAACGCATCCGCACCATCCGGGCCGGCCAGATCCCCATCATCGACGTCGAGCAGCATTGGGGCGGCAAACTCGGCCTCAAAGAGTTGACAGACAAAATGGACCGGAACGGCGTCGCCCTGACCTGGCTTGGTCCGAACGAAAAGCTGGGCAACGAGTATTCGCTCCGGGCCAGCCGGTCGCATCCCGGCTACTTCGTCCCCACGACCATCCACGGCGACGGTCCGCTGTGGCACGGCAAACACAAAGACCTGCTGGACAGCATCGCCGCCGCCGCCCGCTCCGGCCAGTACTTCGCGATGGGCGAATTCGAGGCCCGTCATTACCCGTCCAGCACCAACAACCGCGACATCCACCTGCCGCTTACCAGCGAATCGTTCCGGGCGATATTCGCGCTGTCGCAGGAAACCGGCATCCCCTTCCTGATTCATCATGAAGCCGAAGACGCCCTCCTCCCGGAAATGGAGGCCATGCTCGCCGAATTTCCCGGCGCCAAAGTCGTCTGGTGCCATGTCGGCCGCAACCGCAACCCGGCCACCTGGCGGAAATTCCAGACCCCGAGCGCTGTTCGCCACCTACTGGAAAAATACCCCAACCTTTATTTTGACCTTGTCCAGTCCCCGCCGGGCGCAAAATACCGCCTCACCGGCTATGTCGAAGGCATCATGTACGACCTCGGCGGCGACACCCCCTGCCTGGAACGCGGCTGGCGGCAGCTGCTCATCGACCATGCCGACCGCTTCGTCCTCGGCAGCGACGTCAACACCGGCCGCTGGGACGGTTACGATTCCGTATTCCAGACTTTCCGCAGCGTCGTCCTCAGCGACCTGCCGCGGGACGCCGCCGAAAAGATCGCCTTCAAAAACGCCTGGCGGCTGATGACCGGCCAAGTCTGGGCTGATTAACAGTCTTACATACATGCCCCGCCCCGTTTGACTCCCGGCTATTCCAGAATTATACTGTTGATATGACGGCCCAAACGCCGTCCAAAGGGGGACTGACAATGCCAGACAACATCTCCGGCCGCTTCCGGCGGCACGCCGAAGACTGGGCCCTGTACGAACAGGCCAAAGAATACGCCCTCGACTACATGCGCACCGTCGCCGACCGGCCCGTCTTCCCCGGCACCGAAGCCATCGCCGGCCTCGACGCCTTCCGCGAGCCGCTGCCTGACGCCCCCGCCGACCCGCGCGACATCCTCGCCCGGCTTCACCGCTGCGGCTCCCCGGCCACCGTCGCCCAGACCGGCGGCCGCTACTTCGGCTTCGTCAACGGCGGCATCATCCCCGCCGCCCTCGCCGCCCGATGGCTGGGCGACACCTGGGACCAGAACGCCGCCCTCTACGTAATATCGCCCGTCACCGCCGTCCTCGAAGAAGTCTGCGAGCACTGGCTCGTCGACCTGCTCGGCCTGCCTGCCGGCACCGCCGCCGGCTTCGTCAGCGGCACCTCCACCGCCAGCCTCTGCGGCCTCGCCGCCGGACGCGACTTCCTCCTCCGCCGCAAAGGCTGGGACGCGGGCGCCAACGGCCTGTTCGGCGCCCCCGAAATCCGCGTCGTCCTCGGCGCCGGCGCCCATTCCACCGTCTACAAGGCCCTCTCCATCCTCGGCCTCGGCAAAGACCGCCTCATCAAAGTGCCGGTCGACGACCAGGGCCGGATGCTCGCCGATAAACTCCCGCCCCTCGACGACAGCACCCTCCTCATCCTCCAGGCCGGCAACGTCAGCACCGGCGCCTTCGACCCCTTCGCCGCCATCTGCCCCCGCGCCCGCGAAGCCGGCGCCTGGGTCCATGTCGACGGCGCCTTCGGCCTGTGGGCCGCCGCCTCCCCCAGCCTCCGCTCCCTCACCGCCGGCGTCGACCTCGCCGACTCCTGGTCGGCCGACGCCCACAAAACCCTCAACGCCCCCTACGACAGCGGCGTCGTCCTCTGTCGCCACCGCGACGCCCTCGCCCAGGCGATGAGCATGACCGGCTCCTACATCGTCTACAGCGAGCAGCGCGACGGCATGATCTACACCGCCGACATGTCGCGGCGGGCGCGGGCCGTCGAGCTGTGGGCCTCGCTCAAGGCCCTCGGCCGCACCGGCGCCGGCCAGCTCGTCGACGACCTCTGCCGCAAAGCCCGGCGCTTCGCCGCCGCTCTTGAGAAAAACGGCTTCCGTATCCTCAACGACGTCTGCTTCAACCAAATCCTCGTCGCCTGCGGCGACGAAGCCCTGACGAAAAAGACCCTCGAGGCAATCCAGCGCTCCGGCGAATGCTGGTGCGGCCCCGCCCAGTGGCAGGGCGAAACCGTCATCCGCATCAGCGTCTGCTCCTACCGCACCACCGACGAAGACATCGACCGCTCCGCCCGCGCCTTCATCACGGCAAGGTGCGAAAACGCATGATAAAGCAAGCCGCAAAGCTCCCGGACAACGTTCACCTGGCCGTACGCGTCGCGCTCGCCTACGCCGTATGGCTCCTGGCATACCTCCTCTTTCAACCCGCAGAAATCGGCATGAAACTGTTTTACTTCGGCCTCACGGCGGGAATCGGCATGCCTGCCGTCCTCGCGGCCGACGATGCCGTCCGGCGCTTCACCCCGCACGCCATCGTCATCAGGAGCTTGGTCTCGCTGGCAGCCTCAATCGCCTTCACCATCATCTTGGTCGATTTGCGGGACTTCATACCCTGGAGCGTAATCTACCTTGCGCCGTTCGTCTCGGCGGCGATCAGCGACCGAGTCAGGCGCGACCTGCGAAAAAAAGACACCTGATAATTCTCGGGCGGTCCGTTTTGAATCGGCATTTTAAAAATCGGCCTTAAATGTCAAGCAAACTGGCACTAGTTTTAGTGTCAGTTTGTCTTTGTATTGTTTAAGTTTATTAAAAAGTGTCAATACTTTTGGAGGAGTGTTTTTTTTAATAGATGAAAATAATAAATTCATTATTCGGCAGTGAGGCGCTTTGCATGAATGTTAAACATGGTTCAACCACGTTCTTAAAGGTAATAAATTTTCTGATTGGAATTGCCGTGCTTGCCGTGTGTATATTTTTGTTGCCTGAAGCAGCCAAAAGAGACGCGATAGAGCGTCCGGGTGATTATTCGCTATATCCGCTTTTGGTATGTGCATATGGAATATTTATTACGTTTTCTGTAGCTTTGTATCAATTATATAAACTGTTAACCTATATCGAAAAGAACAATGCTTTCTCTGAATTATCCCTCGAATCTTTGAATATCATAAAGAAATGCGCTTTTACTGTCATTTTCTTCATTTTGTTGGCAATAGTTTATTTAAGGGTGCGTGCTCAATTCACAGGTGATGATGCAGCAGGTCCAGTATCTCTAGGTCTAATGGGGGTTTTAGCAGCAAGTATCATCGCAGCCATTGTGGACGTACTTCAAAAGCCATTAAAAAATATCCTAGAATTAAAACCAAAAAATGATTAACAATGACAAAGTAGGTGCCAAAAGGCACCTACTTTTTGTTTTTCCCATCCGGAACGGAACACCCTATGATAATTCAGGTGTCTTTCTTAATTCTTAGCATAAATAAGCGCCTACGGCGGCTTCCCTATTCCTTGCTCCCTTCCTCCAGCGCCGCCTTTATCCGCGCCAGCTCCGCCACCCGGCCTTCGAGCGCCGTCAGCGACGCCCCCACGGCCGCCAGCAGCGCAGCCCGCTCCGCGTCCGCCAGCGTCGCCAACGCGGCCAGCGCCTCCG encodes the following:
- a CDS encoding DNA alkylation repair protein, with the translated sequence MDEELIAAFYAHRNEAKAGFMAAYMKDKFPFLGIAKPERTALARGFLRGARKAVAVDRGLVDRLWALPEREFQYLAVDYLSAVKDKLAAGDIDRLAGLITAKAWWDTVDALAAVVIGHLCARHPELAGSHMVEWSAGENIWLARTAILFQLKYKEKTDTEVLGLVIRNTCGTKEFFLNKAIGWALREYSKTDREWVRAFIAGHRLHPLSVREGSKYLG
- a CDS encoding aminotransferase class V-fold PLP-dependent enzyme, producing MPDNISGRFRRHAEDWALYEQAKEYALDYMRTVADRPVFPGTEAIAGLDAFREPLPDAPADPRDILARLHRCGSPATVAQTGGRYFGFVNGGIIPAALAARWLGDTWDQNAALYVISPVTAVLEEVCEHWLVDLLGLPAGTAAGFVSGTSTASLCGLAAGRDFLLRRKGWDAGANGLFGAPEIRVVLGAGAHSTVYKALSILGLGKDRLIKVPVDDQGRMLADKLPPLDDSTLLILQAGNVSTGAFDPFAAICPRAREAGAWVHVDGAFGLWAAASPSLRSLTAGVDLADSWSADAHKTLNAPYDSGVVLCRHRDALAQAMSMTGSYIVYSEQRDGMIYTADMSRRARAVELWASLKALGRTGAGQLVDDLCRKARRFAAALEKNGFRILNDVCFNQILVACGDEALTKKTLEAIQRSGECWCGPAQWQGETVIRISVCSYRTTDEDIDRSARAFITARCENA
- a CDS encoding amidohydrolase family protein — its product is MTGKKSIIACFLITALALAAFAGWSPRQASGEPASDDKAAQIKLFEQRIRTIRAGQIPIIDVEQHWGGKLGLKELTDKMDRNGVALTWLGPNEKLGNEYSLRASRSHPGYFVPTTIHGDGPLWHGKHKDLLDSIAAAARSGQYFAMGEFEARHYPSSTNNRDIHLPLTSESFRAIFALSQETGIPFLIHHEAEDALLPEMEAMLAEFPGAKVVWCHVGRNRNPATWRKFQTPSAVRHLLEKYPNLYFDLVQSPPGAKYRLTGYVEGIMYDLGGDTPCLERGWRQLLIDHADRFVLGSDVNTGRWDGYDSVFQTFRSVVLSDLPRDAAEKIAFKNAWRLMTGQVWAD
- a CDS encoding DUF2975 domain-containing protein, translating into MNVKHGSTTFLKVINFLIGIAVLAVCIFLLPEAAKRDAIERPGDYSLYPLLVCAYGIFITFSVALYQLYKLLTYIEKNNAFSELSLESLNIIKKCAFTVIFFILLAIVYLRVRAQFTGDDAAGPVSLGLMGVLAASIIAAIVDVLQKPLKNILELKPKND